A genome region from uncultured Methanobrevibacter sp. includes the following:
- a CDS encoding 2TM domain-containing protein has translation MSDNLRLRAEERVDNKIEFYRNLKAYLIVNAILAIVNWWFTPEFWWVAFPLFFWGIGVLKDFLVAFVFVDNFDSEDYRERKIQEEMEKLRN, from the coding sequence ATGTCAGATAATTTAAGATTACGAGCAGAAGAACGTGTAGATAACAAAATTGAATTTTATAGGAACTTAAAAGCCTATCTGATTGTCAATGCAATTTTAGCTATTGTTAACTGGTGGTTTACTCCAGAGTTTTGGTGGGTTGCATTTCCATTATTCTTTTGGGGAATAGGAGTATTGAAAGACTTTTTAGTGGCTTTTGTATTTGTTGATAATTTTGACAGCGAAGATTATAGAGAACGTAAAATTCAAGAAGAGATGGAAAAATTAAGGAATTAA
- a CDS encoding diacylglycerol/polyprenol kinase family protein — protein sequence MIFSDVLALIVVYVYVAIIFVVAEMVLKTRPEVSRKFLHIMVGNMIFAMPFFSDPWVMVWFLTLPITIVLFFLTEYSPIKIENSVTESGHALGLFFYAGIWTLLIAIFASIAPAGDPKYYIWIVALAIVPMVYGDGFAALIGQKFGKVKYTVFGGTKSLEGSLTMFVITTVMSVFVWMVFTSIGCAMPEFNLVYIIAISAVATVCEALSYGGIDNLSVPAITSILYYLVAVL from the coding sequence ATGATATTCTCTGATGTCCTTGCATTAATTGTTGTATATGTTTATGTAGCTATCATTTTCGTTGTAGCGGAAATGGTTTTAAAGACACGCCCTGAAGTTTCACGTAAATTTTTGCATATTATGGTAGGTAACATGATATTTGCCATGCCATTTTTCTCAGATCCCTGGGTAATGGTCTGGTTTTTAACACTTCCTATTACAATAGTGCTGTTCTTCCTGACTGAATACTCACCAATAAAAATCGAAAACAGTGTAACTGAATCCGGTCACGCTCTGGGATTATTTTTCTATGCTGGAATCTGGACACTTTTAATTGCAATATTTGCATCAATTGCTCCTGCAGGGGATCCTAAATACTACATATGGATTGTAGCATTGGCTATTGTTCCTATGGTTTATGGTGACGGATTTGCAGCTTTAATCGGTCAGAAATTCGGTAAAGTCAAATACACAGTATTTGGAGGAACAAAATCCCTTGAAGGATCACTTACAATGTTTGTAATAACCACTGTAATGAGTGTATTCGTATGGATGGTTTTCACTTCAATCGGATGTGCGATGCCTGAATTCAACCTTGTCTACATTATAGCTATTTCAGCAGTCGCAACAGTTTGTGAAGCTTTAAGTTATGGTGGAATCGATAATTTATCCGTTCCTGCCATTACTTCTATTTTATATTATCTGGTGGCTGTATTATAG
- a CDS encoding DUF447 domain-containing protein has translation MDDKMAIDLTDIGIEEGQKYEGIYTTMSRDGVKNAAPIGIVCKGKDKLGCRLFVGTKTLKNIMETGKYVVNITFDPINFVNSTIGNPIKDHVTSNGEAYIISSDVVEIVKNHPCAKALNRGVFALLECLTNYTRLDLVSKQQQDYFVGRFNENNRMIKRVSGPDTIRAMEILKNSMIEKGFDVE, from the coding sequence ATGGATGATAAAATGGCTATTGATTTGACAGATATCGGAATTGAAGAAGGACAGAAATATGAAGGGATTTACACTACCATGAGTAGGGACGGTGTAAAAAATGCAGCTCCAATAGGAATTGTATGCAAAGGCAAAGACAAACTTGGATGCAGGTTATTTGTCGGTACAAAAACCCTGAAAAACATTATGGAAACAGGCAAATACGTTGTAAATATTACTTTTGACCCTATAAATTTTGTAAATTCAACCATCGGAAATCCGATTAAAGACCATGTGACATCAAATGGAGAGGCTTATATCATAAGCAGTGATGTTGTGGAAATCGTCAAGAACCATCCATGTGCAAAGGCTTTAAATCGTGGAGTTTTTGCGCTTCTGGAATGCCTTACAAACTATACTCGACTTGACCTTGTCAGTAAGCAGCAGCAGGATTATTTTGTCGGAAGATTCAATGAAAACAACCGGATGATTAAGCGGGTTTCAGGACCTGATACGATAAGAGCCATGGAGATTCTTAAAAACAGCATGATAGAAAAGGGTTTTGATGTTGAATAG